Proteins from a genomic interval of Sphingobacterium lactis:
- a CDS encoding cell division protein FtsQ: protein MLNKIRNIQWRQVAYFFLGLVALVGVGMLMSLVNKKDQVQVCSALKVMVEGQETFIDQNDITSMIKEKFGTVVGKPLNQLPLQQIETELKKSPYVSEADVHMDMDGTMQVAVQQREVVVRIISQNGQQYYVDSKSNKIPVTLKYVPHVMVANGYINEGYKKALEPVKSQLVKDLVKIVEDTKGDDLWSNQIVQLYVNDERDIEIVPRVGSQQLIIGNADSLSYKLDRLKSFYTHILPKVGTDAYSKVNVKYSGQIVCERNGDWFIDSLQMKMHTK from the coding sequence ATGTTAAATAAGATCAGAAATATACAATGGCGCCAAGTCGCTTATTTTTTCTTAGGTCTTGTGGCTTTGGTCGGGGTCGGCATGTTGATGAGCTTGGTCAATAAGAAAGATCAGGTACAGGTATGTTCCGCTTTGAAAGTGATGGTCGAGGGGCAGGAGACCTTCATTGACCAGAATGATATCACATCAATGATCAAGGAGAAGTTCGGAACGGTCGTAGGGAAGCCCTTGAATCAATTGCCTTTGCAACAGATCGAGACAGAGCTGAAGAAATCGCCTTATGTTTCCGAAGCCGATGTGCATATGGATATGGATGGCACGATGCAGGTAGCGGTGCAGCAACGCGAAGTGGTGGTGCGCATCATCAGCCAGAATGGGCAGCAATATTATGTGGATTCCAAGAGTAATAAAATCCCGGTGACCCTGAAATATGTACCGCATGTAATGGTTGCGAATGGTTATATCAACGAAGGGTACAAGAAGGCACTGGAACCGGTGAAGAGTCAATTGGTGAAAGACTTGGTCAAGATCGTGGAAGACACGAAAGGCGACGACCTGTGGAGCAATCAGATCGTGCAACTGTACGTCAATGACGAGCGCGATATTGAAATCGTACCGCGTGTGGGCAGTCAGCAATTGATCATCGGCAATGCGGATTCGTTGAGCTATAAGTTAGATCGCTTGAAAAGCTTCTATACCCATATTTTGCCAAAGGTGGGCACGGATGCCTACAGCAAGGTGAACGTGAAATACAGCGGACAGATTGTCTGCGAGCGCAATGGCGATTGGTTTATCGATAGCCTGCAAATGAAAATGCACACTAAGTAA
- the murC gene encoding UDP-N-acetylmuramate--L-alanine ligase, translated as MNIDKIKRVYLLGIGGIGMSGLARYFSRLGCEVAGYDRTSTELTKTLEEEGMQITYTDDLQSIPDVFKAASEDTLLIYTPAIPKDLQLKAYFVEAGHELFKRSQVLGFISASRFTIGVAGTHGKTTTSTMVAHVLKHSGYDCSAFLGGISSNYQNNVLFGDNDVVVVEADEYDRSFLTLHPNIAIVTSADADHLDIYGDANELITNFKLYLDRVVEGGTKIVKKGLPFAGDIAYAREEVCDAYAMNVRVEDGEFYFDYHSVDLDIKNIHLGIPGLHNVENAVAAVTVAKLLGISADKIAAALSAFKGVKRRFEFIVKGEKGIYIDDYAHHPEELRAFLTSMRKLYPNKKLTVVFQPHLFTRTRDFIDGFAEVLGLADELLLMEIYPARELPIPGVDSSWLLEKIDLQNKRVVSPEEVLSIVETEQPELLVTVGAGDIDKLVKPLKAIMTDVK; from the coding sequence ATGAATATCGACAAAATAAAACGAGTTTACCTTTTGGGGATTGGCGGAATCGGCATGAGCGGATTGGCTCGTTATTTTAGTCGTTTGGGGTGTGAAGTCGCCGGTTACGACCGAACTTCAACGGAGCTGACCAAAACATTGGAAGAAGAAGGGATGCAGATCACTTACACGGATGACTTGCAGTCCATTCCCGATGTATTCAAAGCGGCCAGTGAAGACACCCTATTGATTTACACACCAGCTATTCCCAAGGACCTTCAATTGAAGGCCTATTTCGTGGAAGCTGGGCATGAGCTTTTCAAACGTTCGCAGGTGCTGGGATTCATCTCTGCAAGCCGATTTACCATCGGTGTAGCCGGAACGCATGGAAAGACAACAACATCCACGATGGTCGCCCATGTGCTGAAGCACAGTGGATACGACTGTTCGGCATTTTTGGGTGGTATCAGCAGCAACTACCAGAACAATGTCCTTTTTGGGGACAACGATGTGGTGGTCGTGGAGGCAGATGAATACGATCGTTCCTTCTTGACGCTGCATCCGAATATTGCCATCGTGACTTCTGCGGATGCAGATCACCTGGATATCTATGGCGATGCGAATGAGTTGATCACGAATTTCAAACTGTACCTGGATCGCGTTGTTGAAGGCGGTACCAAGATCGTGAAGAAGGGGCTTCCTTTCGCTGGTGATATTGCTTACGCACGTGAAGAGGTATGCGATGCCTACGCCATGAATGTGCGCGTCGAAGATGGCGAGTTCTACTTCGATTACCATTCAGTGGATTTGGACATTAAGAACATTCACCTGGGTATACCGGGTTTACATAATGTGGAAAATGCAGTGGCAGCCGTTACGGTAGCCAAACTGTTGGGTATTTCCGCAGACAAAATTGCGGCGGCACTGTCGGCCTTCAAAGGCGTGAAGCGTCGCTTTGAGTTTATCGTTAAAGGCGAGAAAGGCATCTATATCGATGATTATGCGCACCATCCTGAGGAATTGCGCGCATTCCTGACTTCCATGCGGAAACTCTACCCGAACAAGAAACTGACGGTGGTATTCCAACCGCACCTGTTCACCCGTACGCGCGACTTCATCGATGGTTTTGCCGAAGTATTGGGTCTGGCGGATGAACTGTTGCTGATGGAAATCTATCCGGCGCGCGAGCTGCCTATCCCGGGGGTTGATTCCTCGTGGTTATTGGAGAAAATCGACCTGCAGAACAAACGCGTGGTGAGCCCTGAGGAGGTGCTATCCATCGTTGAAACAGAACAGCCAGAGCTATTGGTGACGGTAGGTGCTGGTGATATTGATAAATTGGTGAAACCTTTAAAAGCAATCATGACCGATGTTAAATAA